In the genome of Streptomyces pactum, one region contains:
- a CDS encoding 4'-phosphopantetheinyl transferase family protein, whose protein sequence is MPFNSPVSSYDSVRPVRPVRPVVEPWGPASPLPAPGDLPGRGEVAVWLLRIPESAGAAAAFDGALDAEEIRRTARFRDREHRERYVTSHVVLRLLLGGYLGVDPAAVEYTRELCGMPDCDKPHGRPAVAGVPGLHFSMSHAADAALYAVATDVVGADIDTLRTRRGGADLTGHLHPDEQAAIAALPPAMREEAFLSCWVRKEAYLKGIGTGLPGGIAANHVGLAEGLAPDGSRTPAGWAIADVDAPEDYQAAVAVRTGGGAADQPVVTLRHVRLG, encoded by the coding sequence GTGCCGTTCAACAGCCCGGTCAGTTCCTACGATTCCGTCCGCCCGGTCCGTCCGGTCCGCCCGGTCGTCGAACCCTGGGGCCCGGCGTCCCCGCTGCCCGCCCCGGGCGATCTGCCCGGCCGCGGTGAGGTCGCCGTCTGGCTGCTGCGGATCCCGGAGTCGGCCGGCGCGGCCGCCGCCTTCGACGGGGCGCTGGACGCCGAGGAGATCCGGCGCACCGCCCGCTTCCGCGACCGTGAGCACCGCGAGCGCTACGTCACCTCGCACGTGGTGCTGCGGCTGCTGCTCGGCGGCTACCTGGGCGTCGACCCGGCGGCCGTGGAGTACACCCGCGAGCTGTGCGGCATGCCCGACTGCGACAAGCCGCACGGGCGGCCCGCGGTGGCGGGCGTCCCGGGGCTGCACTTCTCGATGTCGCACGCCGCCGACGCCGCGCTGTACGCGGTGGCCACCGATGTGGTCGGCGCGGACATCGACACCCTGCGCACCCGGCGCGGCGGTGCGGACCTCACCGGCCACCTCCACCCGGACGAGCAGGCGGCGATCGCCGCGCTGCCGCCGGCGATGCGCGAGGAGGCGTTCCTCAGCTGCTGGGTGCGGAAGGAGGCGTACCTCAAGGGCATCGGCACCGGCCTGCCCGGCGGCATCGCCGCCAACCACGTGGGGCTCGCCGAGGGGCTGGCTCCCGACGGCTCCCGCACCCCGGCGGGCTGGGCGATCGCCGATGTGGACGCGCCCGAGGACTACCAGGCCGCGGTCGCCGTCCGGACCGGCGGCGGTGCCGCCGACCAGCCGGTGGTCACCCTGCGGCACGTCCGGCTCGGCTGA
- a CDS encoding alpha/beta hydrolase, which produces MATDRKDHPAGPPARSPLASAASALAVPLAPLYGAFLSYFVFHPPRKRHHKTPADVGIATSDEVVVPVGRKRRGIHLWLCPGDPGRVVVMGHGLGLSKSASLAQAALLHRAGYTVALFDHRNHGRSLTDRGCWNVSERHTDDVVAVVRHLRGLPEYAAARVAVYGFSISTFPSLYMLRRAEECPVDALLFDSGPAVDLQPLWRNFLASGALPVPGPLRGGPGGAVLGKVFAALAVRMLRASWPPPVTGAYRDTPLLFLTGERDTIIPADGVAALAARYPRAELRVLPDTGHLLGVKTHPREYEEAVLDFLGRALKG; this is translated from the coding sequence ATGGCGACGGATCGCAAGGACCACCCGGCGGGCCCGCCCGCCCGGTCACCACTGGCCTCGGCCGCCTCGGCGCTGGCGGTGCCGCTGGCCCCGCTGTACGGCGCCTTCCTCTCGTACTTCGTCTTCCACCCGCCGCGCAAGCGGCACCACAAGACCCCCGCCGACGTGGGGATCGCCACCAGTGACGAGGTGGTGGTGCCGGTGGGCCGGAAGCGGCGCGGCATCCACCTGTGGCTCTGTCCGGGCGACCCGGGACGGGTGGTGGTGATGGGCCACGGGCTGGGGCTGAGCAAGTCGGCGAGCCTCGCCCAGGCCGCGCTGCTGCACCGGGCGGGGTACACGGTCGCGCTCTTCGACCACCGGAACCACGGCCGCAGCCTGACCGACCGGGGCTGCTGGAACGTGAGCGAGCGGCACACCGACGACGTGGTGGCGGTCGTCCGCCATCTGCGCGGGCTGCCGGAGTACGCCGCCGCCCGGGTCGCGGTCTACGGGTTCTCCATCTCCACCTTCCCCTCGCTGTACATGCTGCGGCGGGCGGAGGAGTGCCCGGTGGACGCGCTGCTGTTCGACAGCGGTCCGGCCGTGGACCTCCAGCCGCTGTGGCGCAACTTCCTCGCCTCGGGGGCGCTGCCGGTGCCCGGTCCGCTGCGCGGCGGACCGGGGGGCGCGGTGCTGGGGAAGGTGTTCGCCGCGCTGGCGGTGCGGATGCTGCGGGCGTCCTGGCCACCGCCGGTCACCGGGGCCTACCGGGACACCCCGCTGCTCTTCCTCACCGGCGAGCGGGACACGATCATCCCGGCCGACGGGGTGGCGGCGCTGGCGGCGCGCTACCCGCGCGCGGAGCTGCGGGTGCTGCCCGACACCGGCCACCTGCTGGGG